One stretch of Melospiza georgiana isolate bMelGeo1 chromosome 28, bMelGeo1.pri, whole genome shotgun sequence DNA includes these proteins:
- the FBXO47 gene encoding F-box only protein 47: MVLNYLSVKDISMLSMVSKTISGRLIHYISTSSGSRRLLLQDFHQELPARREGASILEHYRALGLLLKRCTLLLPTRDRLKYVHKVLSGVSCFKLNGCASPLHCLGLQCYGVFLQILTAGWDELECHRVFNFLWDLSNLARKVQTVVSSKPGSARRLELRIRLFCRGVLLSPGSRRSDSAFWLTRILKPWPMVNQARLLYIIFGPVSSRDGHVVWQKMIEGPTDETSLKGLADAIKLLYGTEAREWTADDVISLVDELSVVPQEWLMENNARLLLLSGNSICFTFMASKAVNGRAVELARLMVFMVLVCEKDLYCMDWAVKMMQKVCNVFSTPWERNNFLQCLENSFARMLMDMLQAVLAGERDEEDSSFLNLFHLMNAQANFHKEILYLAMGSTSSTS, translated from the exons ATGGTGCTCAATTATCTCTCGG TGAAGGACATCAGCATGCTGAGCATGGTGTCCAAAACCATCAGCGGCCGCCTCATCCATTACATCTCCACCTCATCAGGGAGCCgccggctgctgctgcaggatttccaccaggagctccctgccaggagaGAGGGAGCCTCCATCCTGGAGCACTATAGGGCTCTAG ggctgctgctcaaGAGGtgcactctgctgctgcccaccagGGACAGGCTCAAATATGTGCACAAGGTGCTCTCAGGG GTTTCCTGTTTCAAGCTGAATGGTTGTGCCagccccctgcactgcctgggccTGCAGTGCTATGGGGTTTTCTTACAG ATCCTGACCGCGGGCTGGGATGAGCTCGAGTGCCACCGGGTGTTCAACTTCCTCTGGGACCTCAGCAATTTAGCCCGGAAGGTGCAGACGGTTGTCAGCAGCAAACCAG gcagcgcccggcggCTGGAGCTGCGGATCCGCCTCTTCTGCCGGGGGGTGCTGCTGTCGCCCGGCAGCCGCCGCAGCGACTCCGCCTTCTGGCTCACCCGCATCCTCAAGCCCTGGCCCATGGTGAACCAGGCCCGCCTGCTCTACATCATCTTCGGGCCCGTGTCCTCCCGCGATG GACACGTGGTCTGGCAGAAAATGATAGAAGGACCAACAGATGAGACCAGTCTGAAGGGTTTAGCTGATGCAATTAAGCTGCTGTATGGTACAGAAGCTAGAGAATGGACAGCAGATGATGTTATCAGTCTTGTGGATGAGCTGTCAG TGGTTCCCCAGGAGTGGCTGATGGAGAACAACGctcggctgctgctcctcagtggGAACAGCATCTGCTTCACCTTCATGGCCAGCAAAGCTGTgaatggcagagctgtggagctGGCCAGGCTCATGGTCTTCATGGTTCTG GTGTGTGAGAAGGACCTGTACTGCATGGACTGGGCAGTGAAGATGATGCAGAAGGTCTGCAATGTTTTCAGCACTCCCTGGGAGAGGAACAacttcctgcagtgcctggagaaCTCCTTTGCCCGCATGCTCATGGAcatgctgcaggcagtgctggctg gggaGAGGGATGAGGAGGACAGCAGCTTCCTGAACCTGTTCCACCTGATGAATGCAC